The genomic DNA CGCGTGCACGTGTGATCAAGGTCAAACGCGCCGCCCTCGAAGCTGCGATCGAAAGCGGCCAGCTTGAGGAGTACGAAGACGATGACGCCGAGGCGCCCTCTTCCGTCCCGCTGGCTGACCGCTCCAGCCTGAGCGATGAAGCAGAAGCCGAACTCGCACGCGAATTGGCCGAACTCGAAGCAGAGTTGAATGACGACGATATCGTTGCGGCAGATGCAGAGGTGGCGGCCGAGGATGATGCCGTTGAGGCTGAAGACGCGGAGGGTGCCGAGACGACAGAGGACCTCCCGACAGCGGATGCTGCGTTCGACAGCACAGACGAGCCGATCGAGAATGTCGAGACGGCCACGGACGCGCCCGCCGAAACAGCCGACATGCAGGAAACACCGGACGACGATCTGACGCGCCTGATGGCAGAGGCCAAAAGCCAGATGGACGAGCCGGAAAGCGCGACGCGCCGCAACGCCTTCACGCATCTGCGTGCGGCCGTGGCTGCGAAAAAAGCGGATGAAGCGGTCAGTGGATCGGACGCCGACGACGAAGCGGACGAAGCCTATCGTGACGATCTGGCCAGTGTCGTGCGCCCGCGCCGTCCCGAAGCCCGCGGCACCCGTACCGAACGGCCCAGCGATATGCGCCCGGCGCCCCTCAAACTTGTGGCCGAGCAAAGGATCGATGTGGACACCGCCAATGCGGCCCCCGTCCGGCCCCGCCGCGTCGCGGCCGTGGTCGACACCCCGCCCGCGACAGCAGACGGCAGCTTTGCCGATTTTGCCGAAGAGCAGGGAGCACATGACCTGTCGGACATGCTCGAAGCGGCGGCATCCTACATGTCTTTCGTCGAAGGGCAGTCGCAATTCTCGCGGCCGCAGTTGATGAACAAGGTCCGCCAGATCCACGAAGGCGAACTGACACGCGAAGATGGCTTGCGGTCTTTCGGACGCTTGCTGCGCGAAGGCAAGATCGAAAAAATCAAGGGGGGACGCTTCCAGGTGTCCGACCAGATCGGTTTCAAACCGGACGCACGCGCCGCCGGATGATCCCACTTACTTACCAAAAGGCGGGCCTGACGGTCCGCCTTTTGCATGTCTTACTGTCAGTCGTTCTCCGAGGGCGGCGCATCGGGGTCCGCCTGCCCGACGCCCTTGAACACGGCCTTCATCGGAAAGGCCCAAAGCACCCCAAAACCCACATAGATCAGCAGCTCGACCAGAAACGATGGCCTGTCAAAAAGGGACAGCGTAAAGATGACGGCAATGATATAGGCCGGAATACCGATTAGCAGAACAACCAGCGACCAACGCCGCCGTGCCTTGTAGCTCATCGCCATGATCGGTCTCCTCTCTTTGCTCTCGGGTCTGAAAATGGGGCCGCGCGGACCCCATTCAACTGCGACACTCAGTCCGCGAAAGGATCGGTCACAAGGATCGTATCCTCGCGCTCGGGCGATGTGGACAAAAGCGCAACCGGACACTCGATCAGTTCTTCCACACGGCGCACATATTTGATCGCCTCCGCAGGCAGATCCGCCCAGGAGCGTGCGCCCTCGGTCGACTGGGACCAGCCGGGCATCTCTTCGTAGATCGGCGTGCACCGCGCCTGCGCATCCGCGGCGGTCGGCAGATAATCCATCCGCGTACCGTCAAGCTCGTACCCCACACAGATTTTCAGCGTCTCGAATCCGTCGAGCACATCCAGCTTGGTCAGCGAAATGCCGGTCACACCCGAGGTCACGCAGGTCTGGCGCACCAAGGCGGCGTCGAACCATCCACAGCGGCGCTTGCGTCCCGTGGTGGTGCCAAACTCGTGCCCCCGCTCGCCCAGCCGCTGGCCGTCCTCGTCTTCCAGCTCGGTCGGGAATGGTCCCTCACCCACGCGGGTGGTGTAGGCTTTGACGATCCCCAGCACATAATCGATGGAGCCCGGCCCGATGCCCACGCCCGTCGCCGCCTGCCCCGCGATCACGTTTGACGATGTGACAAAGGGGTAAGTGCCGAAATCAATGTCGAGCAATGCCCCTTGCGCGCCTTCAAACAGGATACGTTTTCCGGCTTTGCGCTTTTCGTTCAGCACCTTCCAGACGGGTGCGGCAAAAGGCAGGATCTGTCCCGCGATCTGGCGCAATGCGTCGATCAATCCATCGCGGTCGACAGGATCAATTCCCAGACCACGCCGCAGCGGGTCATGGTGCTGCAAGGCGCGGTCCACCCGTGCGATCAACGTGGCCTCATCTGCCAGATCGGCCACCCGCACGGAGCGGCGCCCGACCTTGTCCTCATAGGCCGGGCCGATGCCGCGGCCCGTGGTGCCGATCTTGGTGCCCTTGCTCGCAGCTTCTTCGCGGGCGCGGTCCAACTCTCCGTGGATTGGCAGGATCAAGGGAGTGTTTTCCGCAATCATCAGCGTCTCTGGTGTGATGTCGACACTCTGCGCGCGGATTGTGTCGATCTCCTTGAACAGATGCCAGGGATCGAGCACCACCCCGTTGCCGATAACCGAAAGCTTGCCGCCGCGCACGACGCCGGAGGGCAAGGCATGCAGCTTGAATACTTCGCCGTCGATGACCAGTGTGTGGCCTGCGTTATGGCCTCCCTGGAACCGGGCGATGATGTCGGCGCGTTCCGACAACCAGTCGACGATCTTGCCTTTTCCCTCGTCACCCCATTGGGCGCCTACGACAACAACATTGGCCATGTTCTTCCTCTTCTGATCGGGGCGGCGGGCAGCCCGCACTGCAAACCCGCGCCCGTATAGCGGCCCCTGCGCGTCGGGGGAACCGCAAACTGCAGCTTGTGCATAGACTTTTGCAAGCGACGCGCGGATATTGCCGGACATCACGATGAAGAGGCAGCAGCAGATGGGTTTCGTGCTCAGGTGGATGTGCGCATTTGCGCTTTTGGCGCTCACGTTCAATCCGACAGAATACAATTACGTTCAGTGGGTGCGCACATACGGCAGCCAGAACCTCTCCGTCGCGGCACTGGCCGGATTGATCCTGCTGATCGGCTATATCATCTATCTCAGGGCGACTTTGCGCAGCATCGGCGGATTTGGCATGGTGCTCGTGCTCGCCGTTGTCGGTGCGTCCCTTTGGGTGCTTTACGATCTGGGCGTGTTGCGGCTTGATAATCCGAGCTTCAACGTCTGGCTGGGTCTGGTTGCGCTGAGCTTCGTGCTGGGCATCGGGCTAAGCTGGTCGATCGTGCGGCGTGCCGTCTCCGGACAGGCCGATGTGGATGATGTTGATGCGTGACGCCGGGACGGTGGGCGGGGCGATCTGAGCCGTCAGGGGTCAGGAGCGCCGGACAGTGTCACCGGCTCACCATGCGGCGTCGAGAGATAAGCCTGTTCCCACGCATCGCGCGCCTTTGATACCGCACCGGGGTCCGCCATCCGCTTTTCCGCCAGGTAGCTTTCGAGCGTTTCCAGCCAGGCCGCGAAATAATCGTCTCCGCCGTTCAGCTCGCGGCTCACCCCGTGCCGCCGCAGCGTTGCACCAAACCGCGCAGCCCAGTCGGGCCAGGAAAAATGCCCCGCCTCGTTGAGATGGACGGTCAGCGCAAAGACCTGCGCGTGCCACGGCGCTTCGAAGGCGGGGGACGGGGCGCTATTCATGCCGGCACCAGATAGCTTTGCCACAAATCCAGGACCACTTCGTCACGCGGATGTTCAGGATGCTGCCACAGTTCGGACGCCGCAAACACCACCGCGTACAGGGGCTCCGGTGCCTCGCCCAGACCGTGCGCATTGCTGTCGGGCAAAACGTGCGTGCCATGGTAGCGCAGTACCCTGCCGCGTGCGCCCGCCGCGTAGCCCGGCAAGCGGGTATGGCCGCCCGCAACAAAGAGGTTTTCGGCAATCCTGCGCGTCACGACCGCATCACCAACGGCGAAAACCGGCGCAATGTCACTGTCACGGTCCGCCGGTCCTCCCTTGGCCAGCACGCCCGCCACCTGATCCGCCGACAACCTGCGCACCGCCAGATCGCTGAGCGTACCTCTGTCCACGCCCGCCAGTTCGTCACGGCTCAGGACACCCGTCTGCACCAGAAGCGCGGCCAGCCCGCCCATCCATTTTTCGTAATAGCTGAAGGCCGTATAATCGCGCGGCGCAAGACACTCACGCGCGTGTCGCGACACGTCGATGTTCCATTTACCCAGACTGCCGGCAGCAAGGGTCAGCGCGAGGGCACGGGCGTGCCAATCCTCGTGAAACCGTTCGTCCTCGGGTTCGGGCACGACCGCGCCGTCGCCAAAACGCCCGCCCATATCATGTACACGGCTCATGGGGCTGCTCCGGCGACCGCGGTGCCGATCATACTGTCGCGGCTGACCAGATCCATCAGCGCCTCTTCGCTCCATCCATCGGTGTTTTCGGGGCGCATGGGCAGCACCAGATACCGGACTTCGGCGGTCGAATCCCAGACCCGCACCGCCGTATCATCGCCCAGACGCACACCGAAATCGGCAAGCACACGGCGCGGCTCACGCACGACCCGCGCGCGGTAGGCATCGGATTTGTACCACCCCGGCGGAATGCCGAGCAACGGCCACGGATAGCAGCTGCACAGGGTGCACACGACAATGTTGTGGGTATCGGCCGTGTTTTCGACAACCACAAGATGTTCTCCCTGCCGCCCGAAATACCCCATGTCGGCAACGGCCGTGGTTGCGTCATCGCGCAGCGCCTGCAAGAAGTCCGGCTCGCGCCACGCGCGGGCGACGACATGCGCGCCATTGCGCGGTCCGATCCTGTTTTCGTACGTATCGATGATCGCATCCAGCGCCGCAGGGTCGATCAGCCCCTTGTCTGTCAGAATGGTCTCGAGCGCCTTGACCCGGAGGGCGGGATCGGGGGGCAGAAGGGCGTGCGGGTGATCGTGGTCATGGCTGTCATGGGGCATGGCGCCAGATTGGCGCGCCGCCGCCGCGTTGTCCATTGCCGATCTGACACAAAACACCTTGCTTGCGTCTTGCCCATACCGGCAAACTTGCCTAGATACGGCCAAAGCCAAATCGCCCCAGCTGAGAAAGCCGCGCCCGTAATGGAAAATGTTGTCCTCATCGTCCACCTTCTTCTTGCCCTTGGCCTGATCGGCGTGGTGCTGCTGCAACGCTCCGAAGGGGGTGGGCTGGGTATCGGTGGTGGCGGCGGCGGCACATCGGGGCGCCCCCCTGCGACTCCAATGTCGAAAGTGACATGGATCCTTGCCGGTGCGTTCATCTGCACCTCGATGGCTTTGACCATTCTTGCCGCGCAAAAATCGGCGGGCACATCGGTGATCGACCGGCTGAGCACGACACCCCCTGCATTGAACGATACGGCGCCAACAGTGCCCGACACGGACAATCTGCTGCCCCCCGCGCAGGGCGACAACGCCCCGTTGGTACCGACCGTCGACTAAGGCCACAATTACAACAGCTTGAGGCATGGGCCAATATCGCAACATCATGTTGCGTGACCGCCCTTGCCTTGGCTTTCCGAATCCTGTTAAGCTTAAGTCCCGTGATGGTGCGGTTTTCGCACGTCTCAAGGCGGCATTTTCAGGCCCCCACATCTTGAGCAGACGCATACGCGCACGGGAGTTTACTTCGCATGGCACGCTATATTTTCATCACCGGCGGTGTTGTTTCTTCGCTTGGCAAGGGCCTTGCTTCGGCTGCGCTGGGTGCCCTGCTGCAGGCGCGTGGGTTCAGCGTGCGTTTGCGCAAACTCGACCCCTACCTCAACGTCGATCCCGGCACGATGTCCCCGTTCGAGCATGGCGAGGTTTTCGTCACCGATGACGGGGCAGAGACCGATCTGGATCTGGGCCATTACGAGCGCTTTACCGGTGTGCCCGCCCGCAAGACCGACAGCGTGTCGTCGGGGCGCATCTATTCGAACGTGCTCGAAAAAGAGCGGCGCGGCGACTATCTGGGCAAGACCATTCAGGTCGTTCCGCACGTCACGAACGAGATCAAGGATTTCCTCGCGGTCGGCGACGACGAGGTCGATTTCATGCTCTGCGAAATCGGGGGCACGGTGGGCGACATCGAAGGTCTGCCTTTCTTCGAGGCCATCCGCCAATTCAGCCATGACAAGCCGCGCGGGCAGTGCATTTTCATGCACCTGACGCTCCTGCCCTATCTCGCCGCGAGTGGCGAGCTGAAGACAAAGCCGACACAGCACTCCGTGAAGGAATTGCAATCCATCGGCATCGCACCCGACATTCTTGTGTGCCGCTCCGAACACCCGATCCCCGAAAAGGAGCGCGAGAAAATCGCCCTTTTCTGTAACGTGCGCAAAGAAGCGGTTGTGGCGGCCTATGACCTGAAATCAATCTACGAAGCGCCGTTGGCCTATCACGCGCAGGGTCTGGATCAGGCCGTTCTGGATGCTTTCGATATCTCGCCCGCGCCCAAGCCCGACTTGCGCGTCTGGAACGATGTGGCCGACCGTATCCACAATCCCGAAGGGGATGTGCGCGTGGCCATCGTCGGCAAATACACCCAGCTTGAGGATGCGTATAAATCCATCAAGGAGGCATTGACGCACGGGGGCATGGCCAATCGCGTCAAAGTGCATGTGGAATGGGTCGATGCGGAAGTATTCGACCGCGCCGAGGATGTCGCGCCGCACCTCGAGGGCTATCACGCGATCCTCGTGCCCGGCGGTTTTGGCGAGCGCGGCACGGAGGGCAAGATCAAGGCGGCCCAATACGCCCGCGAGCACAAGGTCCCCTACCTCGGCATCTGTCTGGGCATGCAGATGGCCGTGATCGAAGCGGCGCGCAACGTTGCCGGGCTCAGCGCGGCAGGATCGGAGGAATTCGATCACGAAGCAGGCAAAAAGCGTTTCGAACCCGTTGTTTACCATCTCAAGGAATGGGTTCAGGGCAACCACAAAGTGGAACGCAAGGTGGGCGACGACAAGGGCGGCACCATGCGGCTGGGCGCCTATGACGCGACGTTGCGCGAAGGCACCAAGGTGGCCGAAGTCTATGGCACCACCAGCATCGACGAACGCCACCGCCACCGCTACGAAGTGGACATCGCCTACCGCGAACAGCTTGAAAAAGCGGGCCTGTGCTTTTCCGGCATGTCACCCGATGGAAAGCTGCCCGAGATTGTCGAGTGGCCGGATCATCCGTGGTTTATCGGCGTGCAATTCCATCCCGAGCTGAAGTCCAAACCATTCGACCCGCACCCGCTGTTCAAGGATTTCGTGCGCGCGGCCAAAGAAAACTCGCGGCTGGTCTGAGGGGCCGGCGCAGTGCCTTTTCGCATTGCGCCCAAAGCTGCATCGGCTAATGCTTGGCCATGCTCAGCTATCAACATATCTATCACGCCGGCAATCTGGCCGACGTGCACAAACACGCGCTGCTGTCGTGGATGCTGGCGTATCTGGCGCGCAAGCCCAAGCCCTTCACCTATATCGAAACCCATAGCGGTCGTGCGCTTTATGATCTTGGCTCTGACCCCGCGCGCAAGACGGGCGAAGCGCAGGCCGGGATCGAACGCGTGGCCGGTCGGTTCGACCCCGATCACCCCTATGCGCGCGTACTGGCGGCGACCCGCGACACGCACGGGGCCCACGCCTACCCCGGATCGCCGATGATCGCCGCACATCTGATGCGCGAAACCGATCACATCCATCTTGCCGAACTCCACCCGGGTGAACACGCAGCCCTCGATCTGGCGATGTCCCCTTTTGGCGCAAAGACCCATCTGCGCGACGGCTTCGAAACCGCATTTGCGCTTTGTCCCCCGACACCGCGGCGGGGTCTTCTGCTCATCGACCCCAGCTTCGAGATCAAGTCCGACTATGCCGATCTGCCACGCCACATCGCCAAGTTGCACCGCGCGTGGAATGTTGGCATCATCGCGCTGTGGTATCCCATACTGACCAATGCCGCGCACAAGGACATGGCCGCGGCCCTGACGAGATCACACCCCGATGCACTGCATCACCAGGTTCGGTTCGCGCCCGCGCGTCCGGGTCACGGAATGATCGGATCGGGTATGTTCGTTCTCAACCCGCCCTACGGTGCAGACGAAGAAGCCGACCGGATCGGCCGTCTGTTCGCGCGGCTGTCGTAATGAATCGTTGAAAGGAAATGCGTTATGCCCAAAGGCTACTGGATCGGGAATATGGACGTGCGCGACGCGGAAACCTATGACAAATACCGCGCGGCAAACGCCAAGCCCTTTGCCGAATTCGGCGCTCGTTTTCTGGCCCGCGGCGGCACCCAGCAGGTGCGCGAAGGCGCCGCGCACGGCCGCACGGTCGTGATCGAATTTCCCAGCTACGCCGAGGCGGTGGCCTGCTACGAAAGCCCCGCCTATCAGGCCGCCAAGGATATCCGCATGTCTGTCGCGGACGGATCGCTCATTATTATGGAAGGCTACGACGGCTGAAATATGCTAGGCTGTCACCATGAGACAGCTTGCAGCCTTTCTGGCCCTTGCCCTGCCCCTGCCCGCTCTCGCTTGTGGGCAAATGGTCTGCGTCGTGAGCCCCGAGACGCTGAACCTGACCGAGATCATCACTTTCGATGACACCAAAAGCAGTTTCGGCCCCGGCCACC from Sulfitobacter sp. S190 includes the following:
- a CDS encoding DUF2842 domain-containing protein; translated protein: MAMSYKARRRWSLVVLLIGIPAYIIAVIFTLSLFDRPSFLVELLIYVGFGVLWAFPMKAVFKGVGQADPDAPPSEND
- a CDS encoding adenylosuccinate synthase, giving the protein MANVVVVGAQWGDEGKGKIVDWLSERADIIARFQGGHNAGHTLVIDGEVFKLHALPSGVVRGGKLSVIGNGVVLDPWHLFKEIDTIRAQSVDITPETLMIAENTPLILPIHGELDRAREEAASKGTKIGTTGRGIGPAYEDKVGRRSVRVADLADEATLIARVDRALQHHDPLRRGLGIDPVDRDGLIDALRQIAGQILPFAAPVWKVLNEKRKAGKRILFEGAQGALLDIDFGTYPFVTSSNVIAGQAATGVGIGPGSIDYVLGIVKAYTTRVGEGPFPTELEDEDGQRLGERGHEFGTTTGRKRRCGWFDAALVRQTCVTSGVTGISLTKLDVLDGFETLKICVGYELDGTRMDYLPTAADAQARCTPIYEEMPGWSQSTEGARSWADLPAEAIKYVRRVEELIECPVALLSTSPEREDTILVTDPFAD
- a CDS encoding DUF6524 family protein, coding for MGFVLRWMCAFALLALTFNPTEYNYVQWVRTYGSQNLSVAALAGLILLIGYIIYLRATLRSIGGFGMVLVLAVVGASLWVLYDLGVLRLDNPSFNVWLGLVALSFVLGIGLSWSIVRRAVSGQADVDDVDA
- a CDS encoding nitrile hydratase accessory protein encodes the protein MNSAPSPAFEAPWHAQVFALTVHLNEAGHFSWPDWAARFGATLRRHGVSRELNGGDDYFAAWLETLESYLAEKRMADPGAVSKARDAWEQAYLSTPHGEPVTLSGAPDP
- the nthB gene encoding nitrile hydratase subunit beta, encoding MSRVHDMGGRFGDGAVVPEPEDERFHEDWHARALALTLAAGSLGKWNIDVSRHARECLAPRDYTAFSYYEKWMGGLAALLVQTGVLSRDELAGVDRGTLSDLAVRRLSADQVAGVLAKGGPADRDSDIAPVFAVGDAVVTRRIAENLFVAGGHTRLPGYAAGARGRVLRYHGTHVLPDSNAHGLGEAPEPLYAVVFAASELWQHPEHPRDEVVLDLWQSYLVPA
- the nthA gene encoding nitrile hydratase subunit alpha translates to MPHDSHDHDHPHALLPPDPALRVKALETILTDKGLIDPAALDAIIDTYENRIGPRNGAHVVARAWREPDFLQALRDDATTAVADMGYFGRQGEHLVVVENTADTHNIVVCTLCSCYPWPLLGIPPGWYKSDAYRARVVREPRRVLADFGVRLGDDTAVRVWDSTAEVRYLVLPMRPENTDGWSEEALMDLVSRDSMIGTAVAGAAP
- the secG gene encoding preprotein translocase subunit SecG encodes the protein MENVVLIVHLLLALGLIGVVLLQRSEGGGLGIGGGGGGTSGRPPATPMSKVTWILAGAFICTSMALTILAAQKSAGTSVIDRLSTTPPALNDTAPTVPDTDNLLPPAQGDNAPLVPTVD
- a CDS encoding CTP synthase, which gives rise to MARYIFITGGVVSSLGKGLASAALGALLQARGFSVRLRKLDPYLNVDPGTMSPFEHGEVFVTDDGAETDLDLGHYERFTGVPARKTDSVSSGRIYSNVLEKERRGDYLGKTIQVVPHVTNEIKDFLAVGDDEVDFMLCEIGGTVGDIEGLPFFEAIRQFSHDKPRGQCIFMHLTLLPYLAASGELKTKPTQHSVKELQSIGIAPDILVCRSEHPIPEKEREKIALFCNVRKEAVVAAYDLKSIYEAPLAYHAQGLDQAVLDAFDISPAPKPDLRVWNDVADRIHNPEGDVRVAIVGKYTQLEDAYKSIKEALTHGGMANRVKVHVEWVDAEVFDRAEDVAPHLEGYHAILVPGGFGERGTEGKIKAAQYAREHKVPYLGICLGMQMAVIEAARNVAGLSAAGSEEFDHEAGKKRFEPVVYHLKEWVQGNHKVERKVGDDKGGTMRLGAYDATLREGTKVAEVYGTTSIDERHRHRYEVDIAYREQLEKAGLCFSGMSPDGKLPEIVEWPDHPWFIGVQFHPELKSKPFDPHPLFKDFVRAAKENSRLV
- a CDS encoding 23S rRNA (adenine(2030)-N(6))-methyltransferase RlmJ, whose protein sequence is MLSYQHIYHAGNLADVHKHALLSWMLAYLARKPKPFTYIETHSGRALYDLGSDPARKTGEAQAGIERVAGRFDPDHPYARVLAATRDTHGAHAYPGSPMIAAHLMRETDHIHLAELHPGEHAALDLAMSPFGAKTHLRDGFETAFALCPPTPRRGLLLIDPSFEIKSDYADLPRHIAKLHRAWNVGIIALWYPILTNAAHKDMAAALTRSHPDALHHQVRFAPARPGHGMIGSGMFVLNPPYGADEEADRIGRLFARLS
- a CDS encoding DUF1330 domain-containing protein encodes the protein MPKGYWIGNMDVRDAETYDKYRAANAKPFAEFGARFLARGGTQQVREGAAHGRTVVIEFPSYAEAVACYESPAYQAAKDIRMSVADGSLIIMEGYDG